One Drosophila subobscura isolate 14011-0131.10 chromosome U, UCBerk_Dsub_1.0, whole genome shotgun sequence DNA window includes the following coding sequences:
- the LOC117900121 gene encoding EF-hand domain-containing protein D2 homolog — translation MSVSSNASSASRNGSVDDSTTTNTTTTTNTDSSELTHILNRRQEIMDSQEAGIDVPRTFKVVNVYTEFHEFSRKQIKDYQKTFNTYDTARDGFLDLNELKFMMEKLGAPQTHLGLKKMIAEVDEDNDGKISFREFLLIYRKAQAGELDSESGLNQLARLTEIDVDQVGVSGAKNFFEAKIEQQLRTNKFHDEIRQEQEDRRREEEERLQRRQQFQQRAAIFQ, via the exons ATGTCCGTCTCTTCGAATGCCTCGTCGGCCTCGCGCAATGGCAGTGTGGATGATAGCACCACAACCAAcaccacgaccacgaccaaTACGGACAGCTCCGAGCTGACGCACATCCTGAATCGCCGGCAGGAGATCATGGACTCCCAGGAGGCCGGCATTGATGTGCCACGCACCTTCAAGGTGGTGAATGTCTACACCGAATTCCACGAGTTTTCGCGCAAGCAAATCAAGGACTACCAAAAGACCTTCAATAC CTATGACACGGCTCGCGATGGTTTCTTGGACCTAAATGAGCTCAAGTTCATGATGGAGAAACTGGGTGCACCGCAAACCCATTTGGGGCTGAAGAAAATGATTGCCGAGGTGGATGAGGACAACGATGGCAAGATCTCGTTCCGTGAGTTTCTGCTGATCTATCGCAAGGCCCAGGCCGGGGAGCTGGACAGCGAATCGGGCCTGAATCAGTTGGCTCGTCTCACCGAAATCGATGTGGATCAGGTGGGCGTCAGTGGCGCCAAGAACTTCTTTGAGGCAAAGATCGAACAGCAGCTGAGGACGAACAAGTTCCATGATGAGATacgacaggagcaggaggatcGTCGtcgcgaggaggaggagcgttTACAGCGCCGGCAGCAGTTCCAGCAACGGGCGGCGATCTTCCAATAA
- the LOC117900117 gene encoding uncharacterized protein LOC117900117 — MPAYCAVVNCNDKYAHASSISFHKFPFKRKDLFQKWKEFTLRSAQWMPSRWSAVCSRHFVDTDFSCSHNRKTLKKNAVPSVRLPESESLNVVVEQVTNSRWQESASKQTLSSAAEAPASGTKGTCRFCGSSAMDCVSFDNSFELFGMIQKCFPTLQILQDDTLPKDICSECYKHLERFSQFIDVVLQTQSELQRKYRRQLKIKQEPLVRVKQEACESLDNLFPDELDMALDDGCDHEPGTNDETEQKFQFCDFPMLNAQDIINNCDIMEIINLDDPFINIPDDADVGQSQAKQSRNSGPLPSANEMLQSELLNEEHNYAKEDWVLPPHQYKTEKVEGVEAAEQPPPLLLPPPPTHTSAPEPRSCKPIVTNVSQIPNQMLCELLPQPPAAPPKPNIVVLNDSVVQSSAAFRLHNCSLCTAKFITVDGLSQHYTHAHSTPTPMVSVPPLNISMPSMPTNQLKLEASGCSVGLTATPQNEYWQPNWQNAAAAASSLPTQLPAKKKIDILDMQRSFLHHTDLIPTAAQLTAAAAAAAPVAVHHAADPQLAVVTANLAKLAFQYRRLQRKCRILKHSTQRNPNRHRCSQCGRGFDSLQRLLRHRQLKRHFAKLNRPFAARCCGCLKLFSSRLGLRQHMRYICQSLSLRSTRRLQSFKCRHCQAITFTHWRLYRRHELKCRPRHSPSKAKVHTEPRRVAVVQSQTQTATVTSTTYGCSVCKKAFGSLSGLRQHDITHTTERQHKCGICERVFKRRNGLSQHIKGYHLQLKPHECPVCRHCYALKCDMLRCRHSQHRGGAGE, encoded by the exons ATGCCCGCCTATTGCGCGGTGGTCAATTGCAACGATAAATATGCGCACGCCAGCAGTATTTCATTCCACAA ATTTCCCTTCAAGCGAAAGGATTTGTTTCAGAAGTGGAAGGAGTTTACGCTGCGCAGTGCACAATGGATGCCATCCAGGTGGAGTGCCGTCTGCAGTCGCCACTTCGTGGATACGGATTTCAGTTGCAGCCATAACAGGAAAACACTTAAAAAGAATGCAGTGCCTTCAGTGCGTTTGCCAGAATCGGAATCATTGAATGTGGTTGTGGAGCAGGTGACCAACAGCCGTTGGCAAGAGTCAGCCAGCAAGCAGACGTTGTCCAGTGCCGCCGAGGCTCCAGCCAGTGGCACGAAGGGCACCTGTCGCTTCTGCGGTTCATCTGCAATGGATTGTGTATCGTTTGACAATAGTTTCGAGCTCTTTGGCATGATTCAGAAGTGCTTTCCCACTCTACAAATCCTGCAGGATGATACGCTGCCCAAGGATATTTGCTCGGAGTGCTACAAGCATCTGGAACGCTTCTCCCAATTCATCGATGTGGTGCTGCAGACACAAAGCGAACTACAGCGAAAGTACCGCCGTCAGCTGAAGATTAAGCAGGAGCCACTGGTGCGAGTGAAGCAGGAGGCCTGCGAGAGCCTGGACAATCTCTTTCCCGATGAACTGGACATGGCCTTGGACGATGGCTGCGACCATGAGCCCGGCACCAATGACGAGACTGAGCAGAAGTTCCAATTCTGCGATTTTCCCATGCTGAATGCCCAGGACATAATAAACAACTGTGATATCATGGAGATAATTAATCTAGATGATCCGTTTATCAACATACCAGATGATGCGGATGTGGGCCAGTCCCAGGCGAAGCAGTCGCGGAATTCGGGGCCTCTGCCCTCGGCCAATGAGATGCTCCAATCGGAACTGCTCAACGAAGAGCACAATTATGCCAAGGAGGATTGGGTGCTGCCGCCGCATCAGTACAAAACGGAGAAAGTGGAAGGTGTCGAGGCGGCGGAACAGcctccaccgctgctgctgccaccaccgcccacacacacatctgcacCAGAGCCACGTTCCTGCAAGCCCATTGTGACCAATGTCAGTCAGATACCGAATCAAATGCTGTgcgagctgctgccgcagcccCCAGCTGCACCGCCCAAGCCCAACATTGTGGTGCTCAACGACAGCGTGGTGCAGTCCTCGGCCGCCTTTCGGCTGCACAACTGCAGCCTCTGTACGGCCAAGTTCATTACGGTGGATGGTCTGAGCCAGCATTACACGCACGCCcacagcacacccacaccgaTGGTGAGTGTGCCACCCTTGAACATCAGCATGCCCAGCATGCCAACGAATCAGCTCAAACTGGAGGCCAGCGGCTGCTCTGTGGGCCTGACAGCCACACCACAGAATGAGTACTGGCAACCCAACTGGCAAaacgcagccgcagcagccagtTCACTACCCACTCAGCTGCCGGCCAAGAAAAAGATCGATATCCTAGACATGCAGCGCAGTTTTCTACATCACACGGATCTCATACCCACCGCTGCACAGCtgacggcagcggcggcagcagcggcgccagtggcagtgcatcATGCTGCAGACCCTCAACTGGCGGTGGTCACGGCCAATCTGGCCAAGCTGGCCTTCCAGTATCGACGTCTGCAGCGAAAGTGCAGGATACTGAAGCACTCGACGCAACGCAACCCGAACAGGCATCGTTGTAGCCAATGCGGCAGAGGATTTGACAGCCTGCAACGACTGCTGCGGCATCGACAACTGAAGCGTCACTTTGCCAAGCTGAATCGTCCCTTTGCCGCCagatgctgcggctgcttgaAGTTATTCAGCTCACGTCTGGGTCTGCGACAGCATATGCGCTACATTTGTCAGTCCTTGTCGCTGCGGAGCACGCGGCGTCTGCAGAGTTTCAAGTGCCGTCACTGCCAGGCCATTACCTTCACCCATTGGCGACTCTATCGTCGGCACGAGCTCAAGTGCCGACCACGCCACTCCCCGTCCAAGGCAAAGGTTCACACAGAGCCACGTAGAGTTGCTGTCGTCCAGTCGCAAACTCAAACAGCAACTGTGACCAGCACCACCTACGGCTGCAGTGTGTGCAAGAAGGCATTCGGATCGCTCAGTGGCCTAAGACAGCATGACATCACCCACACGACGGAGCGACAGCACAAGTGTGGCATCTGTGAGCGTGTCTTTAAGCGACGGAATGGCCTCTCGCAGCACATCAAGGGCTACCACCTACAGCTCAAGCCACACGAGTGTCCAGTGTGTAGGCATTGCTATGCCCTCAAGTGCGATATGCTGCGTTGCAGACACTCCCAGCATCGTGGTGGGGCAGGAGAGTGa
- the LOC117900421 gene encoding L-2-hydroxyglutarate dehydrogenase, mitochondrial translates to MAQVRQLLQVGGPLFGRGLANAGGATTATAASQSSHKRWQSSSVSAGDYDLVVVGGGIVGAASAREILLRHPSLKVAILEKEPKLAFHQSGHNSGVIHAGIYYKPGTLKARLCVEGLNLAYKYLDEHKIPYKKCGKLIVATDEKEVKLLEDLQQRGIANKVPDLKMIEGDAIREIEPFCQGVKALHSPHTGIVDWALVTEHYGQDFKKAGGRIYLDYNVKKFSETKEGSADYPVTIHGSKPGQLVRTKNVLTCGGLQSDLLAEKTGCPKDPRIVPFRGEYLLLSKEKQHMVKGNIYPVPDPRFPFLGVHFTPRMDGSIWLGPNAVLALKREGYTWGDINLFELFDALRYPGFLKMASKYIGFGVSEMSKSAFINLQIKALQKYIPDITEYDIQRGPAGVRAQAMDLQGNLVDDFVFDRGVGSGALAKRVLHCRNAPSPGATSSLAIAKMIADKIEGEFSIGK, encoded by the exons ATGGCACAAGTGCGACAACTGTTACAAGTGGGCGGTCCACTGTTCGGACGTGGCTTGGCCAATGCCGGCGGTGCAACGACAGCCACCGCAGCATCGCAGAGTAGCCACAAACGGTGGCAGAGCTCCTCGGTCAGTGCAGG AGATTACGATCTGGTTGTGGTCGGCGGCGGTATTGTGGGAGCGGCTTCTGCCCGAGAGATTCTACTGAGGCATCCCTCGCTGAAGGTGGCCATTCTGGAGAAGGAGCCCAAGCTGGCGTTCCATCAGAGTGGACACAATTCGGGAGTCATTCATGCCGGCATCTACTATAAGCCAGGCACTCTGAAGGCCCGTCTCTGCGTGGAAGGTCTGAATTTGGCATACAAATATCTGGATGAGCACAAGATTCCGTACAAGAAATGCGGCAAACTGATTGTGGCCACCGATGAGAAGGAggtgaagctgctggaggatctGCAGCAGCGTGGCATTGCCAACAAAGTGCCCGATCTGAAAATGATCGAGGGCGATGCCATCCGTGAGATTGAGCCCTTCTGCCAGGGCGTCAAAGCTCTCCACAGTCCACACACTGGCATCGTGGATTGGGCTTTGGTCACGGAGCACTATGGCCAGGACTTTAAGAAAGCCGGAGGTCGCATTTATCTGGACTACAACGTCAAGAAGTTCAGCGAAACAAAGGAGGGCAGCGCCGACTATCCAGTGACCATCCATGGCTCCaagccgggtcagctagtacGCACCAAGAATGTTCTCACCTGCGGCGGCCTACAGTCCGATTTGCTGGCCGAGAAGACGGGCTGTCCCAAGGATCCGCGCATTGTGCCCTTCCGCGGGGAATACTTGCTGCTGTCCAAGGAGAAACAGCACATGGTGAAGGGTAACATCTACCCGGTGCCAGATCCACGATTCCCCTTCCTAGGCGTGCACTTTACACCACGCATGGATGGCTCCATTTGGCTGGGACCCAACGCCGTGCTGGCCCTCAAGCGGGAGGGTTACAC CTGGGGCGACATCAATCTCTTTGAGCTCTTCGATGCCCTGCGCTATCCCGGCTTCCTGAAGATGGCCAGCAAATACATTGGATTTGGCGTGAGCGAAATGTCAAAGTCGGCGTTCATCAATCTGCAGATCAAGGCCCTGCAGAAGTATATACCCGACATCACCGAATACGACATTCAACGTGGTCCGGCGGGTGTGCGTGCCCAGGCCATGGATCTGCAGGGTAATCTGGTGGATGATTTTGTCTTTGATCGCGGCGTTGGTTCAGGTGCTTTGGCCAAGCGTGTTCTGCATTGCCGCAATGCACCATCGCCGGGTGCAACCAGCAGTTTGGCCATTGCCAAAATGATTGCTGATAAGATTGAGGGGGAATTTTCCATTGGCAAGTGA
- the LOC117900419 gene encoding transport and Golgi organization protein 6, protein MINTAKYFILLESLTFEQALANRANASQPGAGSSISQNLNILEKYAKQNVDQQLHELCTIFEITAEEEATIDYSDPATCYIIRLQHALQMLFSNINFDSDAKEDLISVAHLKLCIQATQELSYYALRCQLHEDFLKSPIFKETQGKFKCSPTLLLLSIQFFARVLPIRQFHIANSMELLQRDLLAGIMSLRLQMDHPQLEAALAYLWRHESKSDFFRHVLLLKATPLCAPLAKALHQQLLGKLNSTHGYASFVVALQQTPNVSSTRNAEIVASIVARKGFSQTAQQAMILQVLEFCSGSLTDADRMCVGVLTLRRLFELSAQNQQQIEAILSTHWQVLADPEDLISGLILMDHEELCNRILLWQHLFCSSSFACLPSSLLIRYLPLLLQLYDGLPRELPAREQLAAIISRCLDNREREKELSAVVQRLFKWELEEEPIWRCLHQRILILPSTETNRIQVKVAPADHQLDNDMGRVLPSLLMSSSHHALTCNVFLALLGFMTRQLQEKSPSGVDFLSTETELVHFLQHKYQLKLNLLIALNQLVSHQPLRAQLAMHTKEFLQLLKDFLQQRLAAEEEATDQTLLLILNLLQELLQRSEDLQLTESTRELQAQLRQLGSLSTNRFIQQSVQSLLNILQGEWRPSEALKLQPFHKARSLIEEKESHLQVYGIQMLLALLQRKDPATMAQGHVIIALALSTLKDKESYTFLNCVRLFVALVHVMEAEVLDKLSDEYLSETADLDYRLVVGEAILKTAQELGPLCYRYKAALLNCFMHGSRSPLHEFRMSAFANLAQLCRLLAYQVQNFFQELLDLINSELSATGGYLPAKRAAVFVLAELLNGMENLLDYEEMLLPIYRLLRAIEAEESCDPAMRQHAANGLKILNDKCRKLIQSCLEARELHKEIKVMGIKDKPSARRKPHILELN, encoded by the exons ATGATAAATACGGCAAAATACTTTATCCTGCTGGAAAGTTTAACTTTTGAACAGGCTCTAG CAAATAGGGCAAACGCCAGTCAGCCGGGTGCTGGCTCCTCGATTTCTCAgaatttgaacattttggaGAAATATGCCAAACAAAACGTTGACCAACAGCTGCATGAGCTCTGCACAATATTCGAGATAACAGCCGAAGAGGAGGCCACCATAGATTATTCAGACCCCGCCACATGCTACATTATCCGCCTTCAGCATGCGCTCCAGATGCTCTTTTCGAACATAAACTTTGACAGCGATGCCAAGGAGGACCTTATATCGGTGGCACACCTCAAGCTGTGCATTCAAGCCACACAGGAGCTGTCTTACTATGCACTCCGCTGCCAGCTGCACGAGGATTTCCTTAAATCACCAATTTTCAAAGAGACACAAGGCAAATTCAAGTGTAGTCCGACTCTCCTGCTCCTTAGCATTCAGTTTTTTGCGCGAGTCTTACCCATACGTCAATTTCACATTGCCAACTCAATGGAGTTGTTACAGCGGGACCTGCTGGCAGGCATTATGAGTCTGCGCCTCCAAATGGATCATCCGCAGCTGGAGGCAGCCCTTGCCTATCTCTGGCGGCATGAATCCAAATCGGATTTCTTTCGCCATGTGCTCCTCTTGAAGGCCACTCCACTGTGCGCACCTTTGGCCAAGGCtctgcaccagcagctgctgggaaAGCTAAACTCAACGCATGGATATGCCAGCTTTGTGGTTGCTCTGCAGCAGACACCGAATGTGAGTTCCACGAGAAATGCCGAGATCGTGGCGAGTATCGTGGCTAGGAAGGGCTTCTCGCAGACAGCTCAGCAAGCAATGATCCTTCAGGTTCTGGAGTTTTGTAGTGGCTCTCTGACGGATGCCGACagaatgtgtgtgggtgtcctTACCCTGCGCAGGCTCTTCGAGTTGAGTGCACAAAACCAGCAACAGATTGAGGCGATTCTGTCCACCCATTGGCAGGTGCTCGCTGATCCAGAAGATTTGATAAGTGGCCTGATCCTGATGGACCATGAGGAGCTGTGCAATCGCATCCTGCTCTGGCAACACCTTTTCTGCAGTTCCAGCTTTGCCTGTCTGCCGAGTAGCTTGCTCATACGATATCtaccactgctgctgcagctgtacgATGGTCTGCCTAGGGAACTGCCAGCTAGGGAACAGCTGGCTGCGATCATATCCCGCTGTCTGGACAATCGAGAGCGGGAAAAGGAACTGTCAGCGGTCGTGCAACGTCTGTTCAAGTGGGAACTCGAAGAGGAACCCATCTGGCGGTGCCTTCACCAGCGCATATTGATCCTGCCCTCCACAGAAACGAATCGGATCCAAGTAAAAGTAGCCCCTGCAGATCACCAGCTAGACAATGACATGGGCCGTGTGCTGCCCAGTCTGTTGATGTCCAGTTCGCATCATGCGCTCACCTGCAATGTATTCCTGGCACTGTTGGGCTTCATGACTCGACAGTTGCAGGAGAAATCCCCCTCAGGCGTGGACTTTCTGTCCACGGAAACGGAGCTCGTGCATTTCCTGCAGCACAAATATCAGTTAAAGCTGAATCTGCTGATAGCCCTCAATCAGCTGGTGTCACATCAGCCGCTGCGTGCACAGTTGGCAATGCATACCAAAGAatttctgcagctgctcaaggattttctgcagcagcgattggcggcagaggaggaggccacTGATCAGACCCTACTCCTCATACTCAACCTTCTGCAGGAGCTGTTGCAACGCAGCGAAGATCTGCAGCTAACCGAAAGCACAAGGGAACTGCAGGCGCAACTCCGCCAGCTGGGATCGCTGTCAACCAACCGGTTCATCCAGCAATCAGTTCAATCTCTGCTGAATATATTGCAGGGCGAGTGGCGGCCCAGTGAAGCTCTCAAGCTGCAGCCATTCCATAAAGCGCGTTCCCTCATCGAGGAGAAAGAGTCCCATCTGCAAGTCTATGGCATACAAATGTTGTTGGCTCTACTGCAACGCAAGGATCCCGCAACGATGGCCCAGGGTCATGTAATCATAGCTTTGGCTCTCAGCACACTCAAGGATAAGGAGTCCTATACGTTCCTGAATTGTGTGCGTCTGTTTGTTGCACTGGTTCATGTGATGGAAGCCGAAGTGCTGGATAAATTGAGTGACGAATATCTGTCGGAGACAGCCGATCTGGACTATCGTCTGGTTGTGGGCGAGGCTATCCTCAAGACAGCTCAGGAATTAG GCCCCCTATGCTATAGGTACAAGGCTGCGCTCCTTAATTGCTTCATGCATGGATCGCGTTCGCCTCTCCATGAGTTTCGCATGTCCGCCTTTGCCAATCTCGCCCAGCTCTGTCGTTTGTTGGCCTATCAGGTACAGAACTTTTTCCAGGAGCTGCTGGATCTCATCAACAGCGAACTGAGTGCCACAGGAGGATATTTGCCCGCTAAGCGAGCGGCTGTCTTTGTATTGGCTGAGCTACTGAATGGCATGGAGAATCTCTTGGATTACGaggagatgctgctgcccattTATCGTCTGCTGCGAGCCATTGAAGCGGAGGAATCCTGTGATCCAGCCATGCGTCAGCATGCAGCTAATGGTCTAAAGATCTTGAATGACAAGTGCCGAAAGCTCATACAAAGCTGCCTAGAGGCAAGGGAACTGCACAAGGAAATAAAGGTAATGGGCATCAAGGATAAGCCTTCTGCCAGGAGGAAGCCTCACATTTTGGAACTCAATTAA